One genomic segment of Desmodus rotundus isolate HL8 chromosome 5, HLdesRot8A.1, whole genome shotgun sequence includes these proteins:
- the ATL3 gene encoding atlastin-3 isoform X1, translated as MFSPQRVVAAVSGGAGDAMESGKPGPVQVVLVQKDQHSFELEEKALASILLQDHIRDLDVVVLSVAGAFRKGKSFFLDFMLRYLYFQKEGGLSNWLGDPEEPLTGFSWRGGSDPETTGIQIWNEVFTVEKPGGKKVAVVLMDTQGAFDSQSTVKDCATIFALSTMTSSVQIYNLSQNIQEDDLQQLQLFTEYGRLAMDEIFQKPFQTLMFLVRDWSFPYEYNYGLQGGMSFLEKRLQVKEHQHEEIQNVRNHIHSCFSSVSCFLLPHPGLQVATSPEFDGKLKDIAGEFKEQLQVLIPYILNPANLMEKEINGSKVTCRGLLEYFKAYIKIYQGEDLPHPKSMLQATAEANNLAAAASAKDIYYNNMEEVCGGEKPYLSPDILEEKHGEFRQLALDHFKKTKKMGGKDFSLRYQQELEEEIKELYENFCKHNGSKNIFSTFRTPAVLFTGIVALYIASGLTGFVGLEVVAQLFNCMVGLLLIALLTWGYIRYSGQYRELGGAIDSGAAYVLEQATSHMGDSTQAAVRGAVAGRHPTDKKSQ; from the exons GTGATGCCATGGAGAGTGGAAAGCCTGGTCCAGTGCAAGTTGTTCTGGTTCAGAAGGACCAGCATTCCTTTGAGCTAGAAGAGAAAGCCTTGGCCAGCATCCTCTTGCAGGACCACATTCGAGACCTTGATGTGGTGGTGCTGTCAGTGGCTGGTGCCTTCCGAAAGGGCAAGTCCTTCTTTCTGGACTTCATGCTCCGATACTTATATTTCCAG AAAGAAGGTGGCCTTTCAAATTGGTTAGGCGATCCAGAAGAACCGTTAACGGGATTTTCATGGAGAGGGGGCTCTGACCCAGAAACTACTGGGATTCAGATCTGGAATGAAGTGTTCACTGTGGAGAAGCCAGGTGGGAAGAAG GTTGCGGTGGTCCTGATGGATACCCAGGGGGCGTTTGACAGCCAGTCCACCGTGAAGGACTGTGCTACCATCTTCGCTCTGAGCACCATGACCAGTTCTGTCCAG atttatAATTTGTCCCAGAACATTCAGGAAGATGATCTTCAACAGCTACAG ctcttcacAGAATATGGTCGTTTGGCAATGGATGAAATTTTCCAAAAACCCTTTCAG ACACTGATGTTTTTGGTTCGAGACTGGAGTTTCCCCTATGAGTACAACTATGGACTACAGGGAGGAATGTCATTCTTGGAGAAGCGTCTACAG GTGAAAGAACATCAACATGAAGAAATTCAGAATGTCCGAAATCACATTCACTCCTGCTTCTCCAGTGTCTCCTGCTTTCTGCTGCCACATCCCGGCCTCCAGGTGGCCACAAGCCCTGAGTTTGACGGGAAATTGAAAG ATATCGCCGGCGAGTTCAAAGAGCAGTTACAGGTACTGATTCCATATATACTAAACCCAGCGAATTTAATGGAAAAGGAGATCAATGGCTCAAAAGTCACCTGCCGAGGGCTGTTGGAGTATTTTAAG gCATATATTAAAATTTACCAAGGAGAAGATCTGCCTCACCCCAAGTCCATGCTTCAG GCCACTGCCGAAGCCAACAATTTAGCGGCTGCAGCCTCCGCTAAGGACATTTATTACAACAACATGGAAGAG gtgtgTGGGGGAGAGAAACCATATTTGTCTCCAGACATTCTAGAGGAGAAGCATGGTGAATTCAGACAACTTGCTCTGGACCATTTTAAGAAGACCAAGAAGATGGGTGGGAAGGATTTTAGCCTTCGTTAccagcaggagctggaggaggaaatCAAGGAACTCTACGAGAACTTCTGCAAGCACAATGGAAGCAAGAACATCTTCAGCACCTTCCGAACGCCCGCTGTGCTCTTCACGGGCATCGTGGCTTTGTACATAGCGTCGGGCCTCACCGGCTTCGTTGGGCTGGAGGTCGTGGCCCAGCTGTTCAACTGTATGGTGGGACTGCTGTTAATCGCACTTCTCACCTGGGGCTACATCAGGTACTCTGGTCAGTATCGGGAACTGGGCGGAGCCATTGATTCCGGAGCAGCGTATGTGTTAGAGCAG GCAACCTCTCACATGGGTGACTCCACGCAGGCTGCTGTGAGGGGTGCGGTTGCTGGAAGACACCCCACGGATAAGAAATCTCAGTAG
- the ATL3 gene encoding atlastin-3 isoform X2 — protein sequence MESGKPGPVQVVLVQKDQHSFELEEKALASILLQDHIRDLDVVVLSVAGAFRKGKSFFLDFMLRYLYFQKEGGLSNWLGDPEEPLTGFSWRGGSDPETTGIQIWNEVFTVEKPGGKKVAVVLMDTQGAFDSQSTVKDCATIFALSTMTSSVQIYNLSQNIQEDDLQQLQLFTEYGRLAMDEIFQKPFQTLMFLVRDWSFPYEYNYGLQGGMSFLEKRLQVKEHQHEEIQNVRNHIHSCFSSVSCFLLPHPGLQVATSPEFDGKLKDIAGEFKEQLQVLIPYILNPANLMEKEINGSKVTCRGLLEYFKAYIKIYQGEDLPHPKSMLQATAEANNLAAAASAKDIYYNNMEEVCGGEKPYLSPDILEEKHGEFRQLALDHFKKTKKMGGKDFSLRYQQELEEEIKELYENFCKHNGSKNIFSTFRTPAVLFTGIVALYIASGLTGFVGLEVVAQLFNCMVGLLLIALLTWGYIRYSGQYRELGGAIDSGAAYVLEQATSHMGDSTQAAVRGAVAGRHPTDKKSQ from the exons ATGGAGAGTGGAAAGCCTGGTCCAGTGCAAGTTGTTCTGGTTCAGAAGGACCAGCATTCCTTTGAGCTAGAAGAGAAAGCCTTGGCCAGCATCCTCTTGCAGGACCACATTCGAGACCTTGATGTGGTGGTGCTGTCAGTGGCTGGTGCCTTCCGAAAGGGCAAGTCCTTCTTTCTGGACTTCATGCTCCGATACTTATATTTCCAG AAAGAAGGTGGCCTTTCAAATTGGTTAGGCGATCCAGAAGAACCGTTAACGGGATTTTCATGGAGAGGGGGCTCTGACCCAGAAACTACTGGGATTCAGATCTGGAATGAAGTGTTCACTGTGGAGAAGCCAGGTGGGAAGAAG GTTGCGGTGGTCCTGATGGATACCCAGGGGGCGTTTGACAGCCAGTCCACCGTGAAGGACTGTGCTACCATCTTCGCTCTGAGCACCATGACCAGTTCTGTCCAG atttatAATTTGTCCCAGAACATTCAGGAAGATGATCTTCAACAGCTACAG ctcttcacAGAATATGGTCGTTTGGCAATGGATGAAATTTTCCAAAAACCCTTTCAG ACACTGATGTTTTTGGTTCGAGACTGGAGTTTCCCCTATGAGTACAACTATGGACTACAGGGAGGAATGTCATTCTTGGAGAAGCGTCTACAG GTGAAAGAACATCAACATGAAGAAATTCAGAATGTCCGAAATCACATTCACTCCTGCTTCTCCAGTGTCTCCTGCTTTCTGCTGCCACATCCCGGCCTCCAGGTGGCCACAAGCCCTGAGTTTGACGGGAAATTGAAAG ATATCGCCGGCGAGTTCAAAGAGCAGTTACAGGTACTGATTCCATATATACTAAACCCAGCGAATTTAATGGAAAAGGAGATCAATGGCTCAAAAGTCACCTGCCGAGGGCTGTTGGAGTATTTTAAG gCATATATTAAAATTTACCAAGGAGAAGATCTGCCTCACCCCAAGTCCATGCTTCAG GCCACTGCCGAAGCCAACAATTTAGCGGCTGCAGCCTCCGCTAAGGACATTTATTACAACAACATGGAAGAG gtgtgTGGGGGAGAGAAACCATATTTGTCTCCAGACATTCTAGAGGAGAAGCATGGTGAATTCAGACAACTTGCTCTGGACCATTTTAAGAAGACCAAGAAGATGGGTGGGAAGGATTTTAGCCTTCGTTAccagcaggagctggaggaggaaatCAAGGAACTCTACGAGAACTTCTGCAAGCACAATGGAAGCAAGAACATCTTCAGCACCTTCCGAACGCCCGCTGTGCTCTTCACGGGCATCGTGGCTTTGTACATAGCGTCGGGCCTCACCGGCTTCGTTGGGCTGGAGGTCGTGGCCCAGCTGTTCAACTGTATGGTGGGACTGCTGTTAATCGCACTTCTCACCTGGGGCTACATCAGGTACTCTGGTCAGTATCGGGAACTGGGCGGAGCCATTGATTCCGGAGCAGCGTATGTGTTAGAGCAG GCAACCTCTCACATGGGTGACTCCACGCAGGCTGCTGTGAGGGGTGCGGTTGCTGGAAGACACCCCACGGATAAGAAATCTCAGTAG